Proteins co-encoded in one Actinomadura luteofluorescens genomic window:
- a CDS encoding NADP-dependent oxidoreductase gives MRAIAVSEYGATPALMNLPRPEPGPGEILVRVIAAGLNPLDWKIAEGMLKDSVDVPFPLILGRDGAGVVEEAGEGVTRLRHGEQVYGAFGMVERGLGSYAEYVLVREDGPVARMPQGMIYTQAAAVPTASATALAMVDQARIDTGQTVLVVGATGGVGQGAVQLASRAGAKVIATARDDMAGTMRRLGADETVDHSAGDLNQQVLAVHSDGIDAILDMAGDNRSAEHLVQLLRPGGTYISTTWSVNPDSMEAKGLRGVNLQGQPSAELLERLSDLIDSGALRVRVEREVPLEQAADALADNRMGGARGKTVLRV, from the coding sequence ATGCGAGCCATCGCCGTGTCCGAGTACGGCGCCACGCCGGCGCTCATGAACCTGCCGCGCCCGGAGCCGGGGCCCGGCGAGATCCTGGTCCGGGTGATCGCCGCGGGGCTGAACCCGCTGGACTGGAAGATCGCCGAGGGCATGCTCAAGGACTCCGTCGACGTGCCGTTCCCGCTGATCCTCGGCCGGGACGGCGCGGGCGTCGTGGAGGAGGCCGGCGAGGGCGTCACCCGGCTGCGGCACGGCGAGCAGGTCTACGGGGCCTTCGGCATGGTGGAGCGCGGGCTCGGCAGCTACGCCGAGTACGTCCTCGTCCGCGAGGACGGCCCGGTCGCGCGGATGCCGCAAGGGATGATCTACACGCAGGCGGCGGCGGTGCCGACCGCGAGCGCGACCGCGCTCGCCATGGTGGACCAGGCGCGGATCGACACCGGCCAGACCGTCCTCGTGGTGGGCGCGACCGGCGGCGTCGGGCAGGGCGCGGTGCAGCTCGCCTCCCGCGCGGGCGCCAAGGTCATCGCGACCGCCCGCGACGACATGGCGGGAACGATGCGGCGCCTCGGCGCGGACGAGACCGTCGACCACTCCGCGGGCGACCTCAACCAGCAGGTGCTCGCCGTCCACTCCGACGGGATCGACGCGATCCTCGACATGGCCGGCGACAACCGGTCGGCCGAGCACCTCGTGCAGCTGCTGCGGCCCGGCGGTACCTACATCTCCACCACCTGGTCGGTGAACCCCGACTCGATGGAGGCCAAGGGGCTGCGCGGCGTCAACCTGCAGGGACAGCCGTCCGCCGAGCTGCTGGAACGCCTCAGCGACCTGATCGACTCGGGCGCGCTGCGCGTCCGGGTCGAGCGGGAGGTCCCGCTGGAGCAGGCGGCCGACGCCCTGGCCGACAACCGGATGGGCGGCGCGCGCGGGAAGACCGTCCTGCGGGTCTGA
- a CDS encoding penicillin-binding protein, which yields MPTEAGSDAGDPGRGAPAARRRRLLTPSTTRAEKARALRGLGAFGGLAGLLVALMLLPTACTAGVGARDAAGWFEAEPDGLSTSGVPQRSKILAADGSTLATFFYQNRVDVPFKKIAPVLRQAVLAIEDSRFYEHGAIDAQGTLRALASNLSSGQVTQGGSGITQQYVKNLLLTQADTDAERQEAREVSAARKIRELKYAVALEKRFSKDEILRRYLNIAYYGDGAYGVEAASRHYFSKHASELTLPEAALLAGVVRYPYAYDPIRHPGAARQRRDTVLTRMAELGWLDPARAAEAKRAPVRLDVANVHSGCVTSDAPFFCDYVQREILTDRVFGETAEDREKLLKRGGLTIRTTLDRRAQRAAQRAVDRHVPPKNSAHKAAAEAMVQPGTGEIKAMAVDRELGPDRDRGKTWINFAADASHGSSIGMQAGSTFKAFTLAAALDEGMPFGTRMMAPRAYTPVGYRNCDGDRVGDPSASLRNSADGEGGKQFSLVTGTHHSVNTFFLALEKKVGLCDTVRMAERLGMKQANGKPLEQYPSFTLGFNPVSPLRLAAAYAAFGARGRYCEPIAIREIRGASGKKLKVPGRHCEKAMDEGVADAVNYVLRGVLTKGTARGMGLGRDAAGKTGTVDNFSAAWFAGYTPDLAAAVWVGDPRGGYKHPMENLCMDGRCYGSVFGATIPAPIWRQSMLGALSRTGPSSFHRPPSRYFSRGSGEDRARVPDVRGMKPGEAVARLRAAGFKARIGAPVESRRFPKGTVAGLSPASAEPGDTITLYVSKGAGRGPGGQRRGGGPPVTPTPDPGGPPQQAPA from the coding sequence GTGCCGACCGAGGCCGGAAGTGACGCTGGGGATCCCGGGCGGGGAGCCCCCGCCGCGCGGCGCCGCCGCCTGCTCACCCCGTCGACGACCCGCGCCGAGAAGGCGCGCGCGCTGCGCGGCCTCGGCGCCTTCGGCGGCTTGGCCGGCCTGCTCGTCGCGCTCATGCTGCTGCCGACCGCGTGCACGGCGGGCGTCGGCGCACGCGACGCCGCCGGGTGGTTCGAGGCCGAGCCGGACGGGCTGAGCACCTCGGGCGTCCCGCAGCGCTCGAAGATCCTCGCCGCGGACGGCTCCACCCTCGCCACGTTCTTCTACCAGAACCGGGTCGACGTCCCGTTCAAGAAGATCGCCCCGGTGCTGCGCCAGGCGGTGCTGGCGATCGAGGACAGCCGCTTCTACGAGCACGGCGCCATCGACGCGCAGGGCACCCTGCGGGCGCTCGCCAGCAACCTCAGCAGCGGCCAGGTGACGCAGGGCGGCTCCGGCATCACCCAGCAGTACGTGAAGAACCTGCTGCTCACCCAGGCCGACACCGACGCCGAGCGCCAGGAGGCCCGGGAGGTCTCGGCCGCCCGCAAGATCCGTGAGCTGAAGTACGCGGTCGCGCTGGAGAAGAGGTTCAGCAAGGACGAGATCCTGCGCCGCTACCTCAACATCGCCTACTACGGCGACGGCGCCTACGGCGTCGAGGCGGCGTCCCGGCACTACTTCTCCAAGCACGCCTCCGAGCTGACGCTGCCGGAGGCGGCGCTGCTCGCGGGCGTCGTCCGCTACCCCTACGCCTACGACCCGATCCGCCACCCCGGCGCGGCCCGGCAGCGGCGCGACACCGTCCTGACCCGGATGGCCGAGCTCGGCTGGCTCGATCCGGCCAGGGCGGCCGAGGCCAAGCGGGCGCCCGTCAGGCTGGACGTCGCCAACGTGCACAGCGGCTGCGTCACCAGCGACGCCCCGTTCTTCTGCGACTACGTCCAGCGCGAGATCCTCACCGACCGGGTGTTCGGCGAGACGGCCGAGGACCGGGAGAAGCTGCTCAAGCGCGGCGGGCTGACGATCCGCACCACCCTGGACCGGCGGGCGCAGAGGGCCGCGCAGCGCGCCGTCGACCGGCACGTCCCGCCGAAGAACTCCGCGCACAAGGCCGCCGCCGAGGCGATGGTGCAGCCGGGCACCGGCGAGATCAAGGCGATGGCCGTGGACCGCGAGCTCGGCCCCGACCGCGACCGCGGCAAGACGTGGATCAACTTCGCCGCCGACGCCAGCCACGGCTCCAGCATCGGCATGCAGGCCGGGTCCACGTTCAAGGCGTTCACGCTGGCCGCGGCGCTGGACGAGGGCATGCCGTTCGGGACCCGGATGATGGCGCCGCGCGCGTACACGCCCGTCGGCTACCGCAACTGCGACGGCGATCGCGTCGGCGACCCGTCCGCCTCCCTGCGCAACTCCGCCGACGGCGAGGGCGGCAAGCAGTTCAGCCTCGTCACCGGGACGCACCACTCGGTCAACACGTTCTTCCTCGCCCTGGAAAAGAAGGTCGGCCTCTGCGACACCGTGAGGATGGCCGAACGGCTCGGGATGAAGCAGGCGAACGGCAAGCCGCTGGAGCAGTACCCCTCGTTCACGCTCGGCTTCAACCCCGTCTCCCCGCTGCGGCTCGCGGCGGCCTACGCGGCGTTCGGCGCCCGCGGCCGCTACTGCGAGCCGATCGCGATCCGGGAGATCCGCGGCGCGTCCGGCAAGAAGCTCAAGGTGCCGGGGCGCCACTGCGAGAAGGCGATGGACGAGGGCGTCGCGGACGCCGTCAACTACGTCCTGCGCGGCGTCCTGACCAAGGGCACCGCGCGCGGCATGGGCCTCGGCCGCGACGCCGCGGGCAAGACGGGGACCGTCGACAACTTCTCCGCCGCCTGGTTCGCCGGGTACACCCCGGACCTGGCGGCGGCCGTGTGGGTCGGCGACCCGCGGGGCGGCTACAAGCACCCCATGGAGAACCTGTGCATGGACGGCCGGTGCTACGGCTCGGTGTTCGGCGCGACGATCCCGGCGCCGATCTGGCGGCAGAGCATGCTCGGGGCGCTGTCGCGCACCGGTCCGTCCTCGTTCCACCGGCCCCCGTCGCGCTACTTCAGCAGGGGCTCCGGTGAGGACCGGGCCAGGGTGCCCGACGTGCGCGGCATGAAGCCGGGCGAGGCCGTCGCGAGGCTCCGCGCCGCCGGCTTCAAGGCCCGGATCGGCGCGCCGGTGGAGTCCCGCCGGTTCCCGAAGGGGACCGTCGCCGGGCTGTCGCCCGCGTCGGCCGAGCCCGGCGACACCATCACCCTGTACGTCAGCAAAGGCGCCGGGCGCGGCCCCGGCGGGCAGCGCAGGGGAGGCGGCCCGCCCGTCACACCGACCCCCGACCCCGGCGGACCGCCGCAGCAGGCCCCCGCGTGA
- a CDS encoding MazG family protein, whose protein sequence is MSLTVLATTHRVAPGLLTWRAWDALRSADAVRLRDGHPLLPALLDAGVVPDLVEEPDPAVLVADARRADVLWAAAPEGDEALMRGIGALVVDDPLDVEVLHGSYDLPGARLLDLVSVMDTLRRECPWDRKQTHTTLVPYLLEEAYEVLDTVQEGDYGALREELGDVLMQVAFHSVVAAERDDGTGFTIDDVAGAIVDKLVRRHPHVFGDVTVSGADEVNANWEQIKAAERAEKSGADASALDGVPMGQPALSLAAQLQRRAARMGAPSGLAEGLAEEAGAGLGGRLFALVREAGEQGVDAESELRAVSRVFRERVRAWERREP, encoded by the coding sequence ATGAGCCTGACCGTGCTGGCGACCACGCACCGGGTCGCGCCGGGCCTGCTGACCTGGCGGGCCTGGGACGCGCTCCGGTCGGCGGACGCCGTCCGCCTCCGCGACGGGCATCCGCTGCTGCCCGCGCTCCTCGACGCCGGCGTCGTCCCGGATCTCGTGGAGGAGCCCGACCCGGCCGTCCTGGTGGCCGACGCCCGGCGCGCGGACGTCCTGTGGGCGGCCGCTCCCGAGGGCGACGAGGCGCTGATGCGCGGGATCGGGGCCCTGGTCGTCGACGACCCGCTGGACGTCGAGGTGCTGCACGGCTCCTACGACCTGCCCGGCGCGCGGCTGCTCGACCTGGTGTCGGTGATGGACACGCTGCGCCGCGAGTGCCCGTGGGACCGCAAGCAGACGCACACCACCCTCGTCCCGTACCTGCTGGAGGAGGCGTACGAGGTCCTCGACACCGTCCAGGAGGGCGACTACGGCGCGCTTCGCGAGGAACTGGGCGACGTGCTGATGCAGGTGGCGTTCCACTCGGTGGTGGCCGCCGAGCGCGACGACGGGACCGGGTTCACGATCGACGACGTGGCGGGCGCGATCGTCGACAAGCTCGTCCGGCGGCACCCGCACGTGTTCGGGGACGTCACCGTCTCCGGCGCCGACGAGGTCAACGCCAACTGGGAGCAGATCAAGGCGGCCGAGCGGGCGGAGAAGAGCGGCGCGGACGCCTCGGCGCTCGACGGGGTGCCGATGGGCCAGCCCGCGCTGTCGCTGGCCGCGCAGTTGCAGCGCCGCGCCGCGCGCATGGGCGCCCCGTCCGGCCTCGCCGAGGGGCTGGCGGAGGAGGCCGGGGCAGGGCTGGGCGGACGGCTGTTCGCGCTGGTCCGCGAGGCGGGTGAGCAGGGAGTGGACGCGGAGTCGGAGTTGCGGGCCGTTTCCCGGGTATTCCGCGAGCGTGTCCGAGCGTGGGAGCGGCGCGAGCCCTGA
- the mfd gene encoding transcription-repair coupling factor: protein MTLSGLVDLACTDPGLRNALARPRTDREIVAPAALWPILAAALSRRLGEDGEGVVLAVTATGREAEDLTAALSSLLDPGRVAHFPAWETLPHEKLSPRSDTVGQRLAVLRRLVHPGAGGPPGGDGSAKGGALDVVVTPVRAVLQPIVSGLADLEPVRLASGEDADMDDAVRRLVEAGYHRVDLVEKRGEIAVRGGILDVFPPTEEHPLRVEFWGDTVEEIRYFKAADQRSLEVAQGGLWAPPCRELPLTEKVRERARLLAREHPALEEILGRIADGDTVEGMEAFSPVLAENMELLTDLLPDGSALLVCEPERIRTRSVELVRTSQEFLEASWVNAAAGGEAPIDLGAAAFRSLEEVREHSTELGLPRWSVTALSPLAAAGAADGLPDGGAPDGGAEALSLGVQPAEAYRGDTSRVVGDLKGWTDGGWRVVLVTAGHGPAERLVQLAREEGVGARLADLAAEPEPSVVTVTTGLLDNGFTWESVKLAVLTETDLSGQKSSTRDARRMPSRRRGGIDPLQLRTGDYVVHEQHGVGRYVEMVSRTVQGATREYLILEYAKSDRLFVPTDQLEELTRYVGGEAPSLHRLGGADWQKAKSRARKAVKQIAGELIRLYSARMASPGHGFAPDTPWQRELEDAFPYNETPDQLAAIDEVKGDMERPVPMDRLICGDVGYGKTEIAVRAAFKAVQDGRQVAVLVPTTLLVQQHLSTFAERFAAFPVVVKPISRFQSDKEIGETLSGLSEGSVDVVVGTHRILSSQTRFKNLGLVVIDEEQRFGVEHKEELKRLRTQVDVLAMSATPIPRTLEMGLTGIREMSTILTPPEERHPVLTFVGPYEEKQIAAAIRRELLREGQVFFVHNRVRSINKVAANLARLVPEARIAVAHGQMNEHELEKVMVDFWEKNYDVLVATTIVESGLDVPNANTLIVDRADMYGLSQLHQLRGRVGRGRERAYSYFLYQPEQPLTETAHERLATLAQHTEVGAGMYVAMKDLEIRGAGNILGAEQSGHVAGVGFDLYVRMVGEAVRELKEGGGEPEAVETKVELPVDAHLPHEYVPGERLRLDAYRRIAAITSEDEIGAVHEELKDRFGPLPVPVLNLLEVARFRARARKAGLSDVTLQGTFVKFTPVDLPDSKQVRLQRLYPKSILKPATDTLLVPAPKTAQIGGRPLRDQELLKWATDLVDALFLESPARR from the coding sequence ATGACGCTTTCTGGACTTGTTGACCTTGCGTGCACCGACCCCGGTCTGCGGAACGCGCTCGCGCGGCCGCGCACGGACCGGGAGATCGTCGCGCCCGCCGCGCTGTGGCCGATCCTGGCCGCCGCGCTGAGCCGCCGCCTGGGCGAGGACGGCGAGGGCGTCGTGCTCGCGGTGACCGCGACCGGCCGCGAGGCCGAGGACCTGACCGCCGCCCTGTCGAGCCTGCTCGACCCCGGGCGCGTCGCGCACTTCCCGGCGTGGGAGACGCTGCCCCACGAGAAGCTGTCGCCGCGCTCGGACACGGTCGGGCAGCGGCTGGCGGTGCTGCGCCGTCTCGTCCACCCGGGTGCGGGCGGCCCGCCCGGCGGGGACGGCTCGGCCAAGGGCGGCGCGCTGGACGTCGTGGTGACGCCGGTCCGCGCGGTGCTCCAGCCGATCGTGTCCGGGCTCGCCGACCTGGAGCCGGTGCGGCTGGCCTCCGGCGAGGACGCCGACATGGACGACGCCGTCCGGCGCCTGGTGGAGGCCGGGTACCACCGCGTCGACCTGGTGGAGAAGCGCGGCGAGATCGCGGTGCGCGGCGGGATCCTCGACGTGTTCCCGCCCACCGAGGAGCACCCGCTCCGGGTGGAGTTCTGGGGCGACACCGTCGAGGAGATCCGCTACTTCAAGGCCGCCGACCAGCGCTCCCTGGAGGTCGCGCAGGGCGGGCTGTGGGCGCCGCCGTGCCGCGAGCTGCCGCTGACGGAGAAGGTGCGCGAGCGCGCCAGGCTGCTCGCGCGGGAGCACCCCGCCCTGGAGGAGATCCTCGGCCGGATCGCCGACGGCGACACCGTCGAGGGCATGGAGGCGTTCTCGCCCGTTCTCGCCGAGAACATGGAGCTGCTGACCGACCTGCTGCCGGACGGATCGGCGCTGCTGGTCTGCGAGCCGGAGCGGATCCGCACCCGGTCGGTCGAGCTGGTCCGCACGAGCCAGGAGTTCCTGGAGGCGAGCTGGGTCAACGCCGCCGCCGGGGGAGAGGCGCCCATCGACCTCGGCGCCGCGGCGTTCCGCTCGCTGGAGGAGGTCCGCGAGCACAGCACGGAACTGGGGCTGCCGCGGTGGAGCGTGACGGCGCTGAGCCCGCTGGCGGCGGCGGGCGCGGCCGACGGCCTTCCGGACGGCGGAGCCCCGGACGGCGGCGCGGAGGCGCTGAGCCTCGGGGTGCAGCCGGCGGAGGCGTACCGCGGCGACACCTCCCGCGTCGTCGGCGACCTCAAGGGCTGGACGGACGGCGGCTGGCGCGTCGTGCTGGTCACCGCCGGGCACGGGCCCGCCGAGCGGCTCGTCCAGCTCGCCCGGGAGGAGGGCGTCGGCGCGCGGCTGGCCGACCTGGCCGCCGAGCCCGAGCCGTCGGTGGTCACGGTCACGACCGGGCTGCTCGACAACGGGTTCACCTGGGAGTCGGTCAAGCTCGCGGTGCTGACCGAGACCGACCTGTCGGGGCAGAAGTCGTCCACGCGCGACGCGCGGCGCATGCCGTCGCGGCGGCGCGGCGGCATCGACCCGCTCCAGCTCAGGACGGGCGACTACGTCGTGCACGAGCAGCACGGCGTCGGGCGCTACGTGGAGATGGTCAGCCGGACGGTGCAGGGCGCCACCCGCGAGTACCTGATCCTGGAGTACGCCAAGAGCGACCGGCTGTTCGTCCCGACGGACCAGCTGGAGGAGCTCACCCGCTACGTCGGCGGCGAGGCGCCCAGCCTGCACCGGCTCGGCGGCGCCGACTGGCAGAAGGCCAAGTCCCGCGCCCGCAAGGCGGTCAAGCAGATCGCCGGGGAGCTGATCCGGCTCTACTCGGCGCGGATGGCGAGCCCCGGCCACGGGTTCGCGCCCGACACCCCGTGGCAGCGGGAGCTGGAGGACGCCTTCCCCTACAACGAGACGCCCGACCAGCTCGCCGCCATCGACGAGGTGAAGGGCGACATGGAGCGGCCCGTCCCGATGGACCGGCTGATCTGCGGCGACGTCGGCTACGGCAAGACCGAGATCGCCGTGCGGGCGGCGTTCAAGGCCGTCCAGGACGGGCGGCAGGTCGCGGTGCTCGTGCCGACGACGCTGCTGGTGCAGCAGCACCTGTCGACGTTCGCCGAGCGGTTCGCGGCGTTCCCCGTCGTGGTGAAGCCGATCAGCCGGTTCCAGTCCGACAAGGAGATCGGGGAGACGCTGAGCGGGCTGTCGGAGGGCTCGGTGGACGTCGTGGTCGGCACCCACCGGATCCTGTCGTCGCAGACCCGGTTCAAGAACCTCGGCCTGGTGGTCATCGACGAGGAGCAGCGGTTCGGCGTCGAGCACAAGGAGGAGCTGAAGCGGCTGCGGACGCAGGTGGACGTGCTCGCCATGTCGGCGACGCCGATCCCGCGGACGCTGGAGATGGGCCTCACCGGCATCCGGGAGATGTCGACGATCCTCACCCCGCCGGAGGAGCGCCACCCCGTCCTGACGTTCGTCGGCCCGTACGAGGAGAAGCAGATCGCCGCGGCGATCCGGCGGGAGCTGCTGCGCGAGGGCCAGGTGTTCTTCGTGCACAACCGGGTCCGCTCCATCAACAAGGTGGCGGCGAACCTGGCGCGGCTCGTCCCGGAGGCGCGGATCGCGGTCGCGCACGGCCAGATGAACGAGCACGAGCTCGAGAAGGTCATGGTCGACTTCTGGGAGAAGAACTACGACGTCCTGGTCGCGACCACGATCGTGGAGTCCGGGCTGGACGTGCCGAACGCCAACACCCTCATCGTCGACCGCGCCGACATGTACGGGCTGTCGCAGCTGCACCAGCTGCGCGGGCGCGTCGGGCGCGGCCGGGAGCGGGCCTACTCCTACTTCCTCTACCAGCCGGAGCAGCCGCTCACCGAGACCGCGCACGAGCGGCTCGCGACGCTGGCGCAGCACACCGAGGTCGGCGCCGGCATGTACGTCGCGATGAAGGACCTGGAGATCCGCGGCGCGGGCAACATCCTCGGCGCCGAGCAGTCCGGGCACGTCGCGGGCGTCGGGTTCGACCTGTACGTCCGGATGGTCGGCGAGGCGGTGCGGGAGCTGAAGGAGGGCGGCGGCGAGCCCGAGGCCGTCGAGACCAAGGTCGAGCTGCCCGTCGACGCGCACCTGCCGCACGAGTACGTGCCGGGCGAGCGGCTCCGGCTGGACGCCTACCGGCGGATCGCCGCGATCACCTCCGAGGACGAGATCGGCGCCGTGCACGAGGAGCTGAAGGACCGGTTCGGCCCGCTGCCCGTCCCGGTGCTGAACCTGCTGGAGGTCGCCCGGTTCCGGGCCAGGGCCCGCAAGGCGGGGCTGAGCGACGTCACCCTCCAGGGCACCTTCGTCAAGTTCACGCCCGTGGACCTGCCCGATTCCAAGCAGGTCAGGCTGCAGCGGCTGTACCCGAAGAGCATCCTGAAGCCGGCGACCGACACGCTGCTCGTGCCCGCGCCGAAGACCGCGCAGATCGGCGGCCGCCCGCTGCGCGACCAGGAGCTGCTGAAGTGGGCGACCGACCTGGTGGACGCGCTGTTCCTGGAGTCCCCGGCGCGGCGCTAG